CAGCGCCCGGACGCGGTGGTCGTCGCCCTGCACGGCGGCGAGGGTGAGAACGGCTCGGTGCAGACGGTCCTGGAGACGCTGGGCGTGCCGTTCGTCGGCACCGGCTCGCAGGGCTGCCGGCGAGCCTGGGACAAGCCCACCGCGAAGGCGCTGCTGGAGAACGCCGGGTTCGTGACGCCGGGCTGGGTGGTGCTGCCGCACAGCATGTTCCGCGAGCTGGGCGCGCAGGCGGTGCTCGACGCGATGGTGGAGCGCCTCGGCCTGCCCTTGATCCTCAAGCCGGACCAGGGCGGCTCCGCGCTCGGCACCCAGGTGGTGCGCGAGGCGGCGGAACTGCCGGCGGCGATGGTCGGCTGCTTCGCCTACGGCGACACGGTGCTCGCGGAGCGGTACGTGGAGGGCGTCGAGGTGGCCGTGACGGTCGTCGAAGGCGAGGACGGGCCCCAGGCCCTGCCCGCGGTCGAGATCGTGCCGGAGAGCGGCGTGTACGACTTCACGGCCCGCTACACCGCCGGCCTGACCGACTTCTTCACCCCGGCCCGGCTCGACGACACCGCGGCCAAGGCGGTGGCCGAGCTGGCCGTCGCCGCGCACCGCGTGATGGGGCTGCGCGACATTTCCCGCACCGACGCGATCGTCGCCGCGGACGGCACGGTGAACTTCCTCGCCGTCAATCTGTCGCCGGGTCTCACCGAGACGTCGACGGTGCCGATGTCGATCGAAGCGGCCGGCAAGTCGCTCGGCGGTGTCTTCTCGGAGCTGATCTCGAGGGCGATCGCCCGCTGATCCCTGACACGCGAAAGGCCACTACGGATGACTCCGTGGTGGCCTTTTTCGTGCCGCGAAAGATCATCACCCAGCGTGCTCTCCGCGGCTGCGATTCGCAATCATCACCGTGACGAAACGCCCTGGGGTGATCCCTAATCGGAATCCGGTGTCCGATTTGCCGTGTTCGCGTCGATGATCGAGACGATCCGCTCCAAGTCGTCGACCGAGCCGAACTCGAGCACGATCCGGCCCTTGCGCCGGCCGAGGTCGACCTTCACGCGGGTGTCGAACCTGTCCGAGAGCCGGTTCGCGAGCTCCTGCAACCCGGG
This window of the Amycolatopsis balhimycina FH 1894 genome carries:
- a CDS encoding D-alanine--D-alanine ligase family protein; this encodes MVDRTVAVLAGGLSHERDISLRSGRRLSAALKSEGFDTHEWDTDASLLERLRTQRPDAVVVALHGGEGENGSVQTVLETLGVPFVGTGSQGCRRAWDKPTAKALLENAGFVTPGWVVLPHSMFRELGAQAVLDAMVERLGLPLILKPDQGGSALGTQVVREAAELPAAMVGCFAYGDTVLAERYVEGVEVAVTVVEGEDGPQALPAVEIVPESGVYDFTARYTAGLTDFFTPARLDDTAAKAVAELAVAAHRVMGLRDISRTDAIVAADGTVNFLAVNLSPGLTETSTVPMSIEAAGKSLGGVFSELISRAIAR